In Monodelphis domestica isolate mMonDom1 chromosome 3, mMonDom1.pri, whole genome shotgun sequence, the following proteins share a genomic window:
- the LOC100031199 gene encoding HCLS1-associated protein X-1-like, producing the protein RYLTLRAFGDRWPVIPDARTKEDKDLDSQVSKEDLGQVLQPQPKSYFRSVSVTKITGPDGTVEERCTVVDSEGHKETTVTRREADDSYRDDSGTPQPPDLGDSSSILNSFLGRWFRS; encoded by the coding sequence aggtacttaactttGCGTGCATTTGGTGACAGGTGGCCAGTGATCCCCGATGCTAGAACCAAAGAGGATAAGGATCTTGATTCTCAGGTTTCAAAGGAGGACCTAGGTCAAGTCTTACAGCCCCAGCCTAAATCGTACTTCAGAAGTGTCTCAGTTACCAAGATAACTGGGCCAGATGGGACGGTGGAGGAGCGTTGCACTGTCGTCGACAGTGAGGGCCACAAAGAAACCACAGTGACCCGCCGAGAAGCAGATGACAGTTATAGAGATGATTCGGGCACCCCACAGCCTCCAGACTTGGGGGACAGCTCCTCCATCCTGAATTCATTCCTAGGACGATGGTTCCGGTCTTGA